A DNA window from Zonotrichia albicollis isolate bZonAlb1 chromosome 2, bZonAlb1.hap1, whole genome shotgun sequence contains the following coding sequences:
- the LOC102067262 gene encoding uncharacterized protein LOC102067262: protein MLIDPLVLKKKLNRMATEQGAFVVLSSLLQYVTELAAGDLQISNKRTKWAEGKENQVSSNQPCPDPVRVQYPTRFQLLRSRFLNTNREPYTKKRREVGKLVIKEKMWVSRAGNKLDRSRDRKGDGKAVDEDADTAPSDRARWTSVTGKNTVKNILKKFLAAEEKEAKGESPSWKKKGANSSLPKIVNKNSVLSKLKDKFEQSTLCSAAEVKASLLRKGERKTKNFPSRKAIHKPEVRVLRMAAMTATGIKSPESQNLVCSMVPVPRFSMATKINHPWSWSKNNATKQPFGHGTLLREKEGSNRDHRENKTLGDTAQVREDKEELLVAPEAMSDAKDCAEGKIDSTKQEPNFHPVLNNSSTTHENKALADCIPPSPECERTNMPAGPDTSSLLGTTNALQHVKEDSPPSDSPDSGTAEGSHEQSPQDTTPGEIPEISLYVYGSDEDDTELTEPEKDPFFAGQKCLPKQKALDNMLPFYSPKFSASCEVEPSMDDQQLTVLIPASGTKPPIEALDLKGKCFKEAKKEATFHSEDKMSSTSSKNDSEVPNIEEEEENKTPNSQMQNELKTMQPQAPQMNFCSQNNFNVSSGDMQVPDTNQNKPTLSSNESLEPKPGAAAEEDTSSPLEKTQSPLPGDVVKHSSFISEEDFGKDILSSSNEGMNYANNRALQRISLTDLETCHKPSESFIEHEEGTADEMPWPDSEAWQSPLATPSPISMSGIAGQSIRGTLRNPPALPPLDLEGQGGGAVEHEHDSHGCEKHPHPLSAELTSGGNDTMQEKKTVQDFKNQALFPDDATENENSTDKETNTCQRLENCPSHSTTKPGKHENKTTLAGNPLLPLEKSQTPISDDTKKQECGMLEENLIPSSTELVSDQKKDAKSRNKISEHTRDKLFSSDDDMKNEIDSVETEKKEERNVLHKWEQEQVFTPSDTVDRDNNSSKENDAHSLQTSQLPSSEHDTNNQGMKNTGESLENLASPKDFMKHKEDVTGDKNIYHNNRKKHQDPSDVPMKHTNEGLQNVKSDLNNYSMPPRHTSQDNKMADEDNTSLETQKQMPPGGLVKPETKPDKKETKHTSEMFQSPSSKKVPDSQDRSSSGERKQETPVAEDTGSPETEVVKEDIEQQFSGKHQFSGKHQLPPPRKSEMHEENNPALKQQMRFDDFLTPDTNTAKEKDELPSSRKCSSVPPKTLAKPQEKITAEQKQKTSESSGFRKPGTNSVKEKDEDPNTEKLPSSNEVLKPQEKSASGERKQKTPAGEDSMSPEEKDVKEKEKDEYQASGDHPLPPSSKLLKPEKNIPGGEKTEAVSESFTKPDANAVKDKSKDPASGMCQSPHSDLPVKSEENNATVKKKHLPPPHDAKPTCKTGSGEKKSEPERREKYQLGSSAQSERHSNDGSGEEDPLGDFRSYQAPSPSNGINCKSSAVPKETSLSNTEKSPKSFSSSHVASKDKINPAGNREKQPGFKKYKALSSKTLVRHEGGAAEREGSGQAAGKTSEKKAELEDCSKATPFSKYTVESYSEGSLDSAFKPLIIRVTDTFKHHS, encoded by the coding sequence ATGCTTATAGACCCTCTGGTGCTGAAGAAGAAGCTCAATAGGATGGCAACAGAGCAAGGAGCCTTTGTTGTTCTCAGCAGCCTGCTGCAATACGTCACTGAGCTCGCAGCCGGCGATCTGCAGATCAGCAACAAGAGGACAAAATGGGCAGAAGGTAAAGAAAACCAGGTGAGCTCTAACCAGCCATGTCCAGATCCAGTCAGGGTTCAGTATCCAACCAGATTTCAGCTCTTGCGGTCCAGGTTTCTAAACACCAATCGTGAGCCATACAccaagaagagaagagaagtcGGCAAACTGGTCATTAAAGAGAAGATGTGGGTGAGCAGGGCTGGTAACAAGCTGGACAGAAGCAGAGACAGGAAGGGAGATGGAAAAGCAGTGGACGAGGATGCAGACACAGCACCCAGCGATAGGGCAAGGTGGACTAGTGTGACTGGGAAAAACACAGTGAAGAACATACTGAAGAAATTTTTAGCTGCTGAAGAAAAAGAAGCCAAGGGGGAGTCTCCCAGCTGGAAAAAGAAGGGAGCAAACAGTAGTTTGCCAAAAATAGTCAACAAGAATTCAGTCTTGTCCAAACTGAAGGACAAGTTTGAACAAAGCactctctgctcagctgcagaggTGAAAGCATCGCTCTTGCGCAAAGGTGAGAGAAAGACTAAAAACTTCCCCAGCAGAAAAGCTATTCATAAGCCTGAGGTCAGAGTGCTGCGCATGGCAGCGATGACAGCCACAGGTATAAAGAGTCCAGAGTCCCAAAATTTAGTGTGCTCCATGGTTCCAGTGCCCAGATTCAGCATGGCTACCAAAATTAACCATCCTTGGAGCTGGTCGAAAAATAATGCCACAAAGCAGCCTTTTGGTCATGGCAcactgctgagggaaaaggaggGATCCAACAGAGACCACAGAGAGAACAAAACCCTGGGAGATACAGCACAGGTCAGGGAGGACAAAGAAGAGTTACTAGTGGCACCAGAGGCCATGTCAGATGCAAAAGACTGTGCTGAGGGTAAAATAGATTCCACAAAACAGGAACCCAACTTTCACCCTGTTCTAAATAACTCTTCAACTACTCATGAAAACAAAGCTCTTGCAGACTGCATTCCCCCCTCACCTGAATGTGAAAGGACTAACATGCCAGCTGGGCCTGACACATCTTCACTATTGGGAACTACCAatgctctgcaacatgtgaaagaAGACAGCCCACCTTCTGACTCACCTGACTCTGGCACAGCTGAAGGATCCCATGAACAAAGTCCTCAGGACACTACACCAGGAGAGATTCCTGAAATATCTCTGTATGTATATGGTTCAGATGAAGATGACACAGAGCTCACAGAGCCAGAAAAAGATCCTTTCTTTGCAGGCCAAAAATGTCTTCCAAAGCAGAAAGCACTGGACAACATGCTGCCATTTTACTCTCCGAAATTTTCAGCATCTTGTGAAGTTGAGCCCTCAATGGATGATCAACAGCTAACGGTCCTAATACCAGCTTCTGGCACAAAGCCACCAATAGAGGCACTGGATTTAAAAGGCAAATGTTTTAAGGAAGCCAAAAAAGAAGCAACATTTCACAGTGAAGACAAAATGTCTTCTACTTCCAGCAAAAATGATAGTGAGGTCCCAAATatagaggaggaggaggaaaataagACACCCAACAGCCAAAtgcaaaatgaattaaaaacCATGCAGCCTCAGGCTCCTCAAATGAATTTTTGctcacaaaataattttaatgtttCCAGTGGGGACATGCAAGTTCCAGACACAAATCAGAACAAACCTACACTCTCCTCAAATGAGAGCCTGGAGCcaaagcctggggctgcagcagaagaagacacctcttctcctttggaaaaGACACAAAGCCCTTTGCCAGGTGATGTTGTGAAGCACAGTTCCTTTATTTCAGAAGAAGATTTTGGGAAGGACATATTGTCTTCATCAAATGAAGGGATGAACTATGCAAACAATCGAGCCCTGCAAAGGATTTCCTTAACTGACCTGGAGACCTGCCACAAGCCATCTGAATCCTTCATTGAGCATGAAGAGGGCACTGCAGATGAGATGCCCTGGCCTGACTCTGAGGCATGGCAGTCACCCTTGGCAACCCCTTCACCAATATCGATGAGTGGGATTGCAGGACAAAGTATCCGTGGCACTCTTAGAAATCCTCCTGCACTTCCACCTCTTGATctggagggacagggaggtggTGCTGTGGAACATGAGCATGACAGCCACGGCTGTGAGAAGCATCCACACCCCCTTTCAGCTGAGTTGACAAGTGGTGGGAATGACACAATGCAGGAGAAGAAAACCGTGCAGGATTTTAAGAACCAAGCACTCTTCCCAGATGAtgcaacagaaaatgaaaactccACTGACAAAGAGACAAATACATGTCAGAGACTTGAAAACTGTCCTTCACATTCAACCACAAAGCcaggaaaacatgaaaataaaaccacacTAGCAGGAAATCCCCTATTACCCTTGGAGAAGAGCCAAACACCAATATCAGATGATACCAAAAAGCAAGAATGTGGTATGCTAGAAGAGAACCTGATTCCTTCATCAACTGAATTGGTCTCAGACCAAAAGAAGGATGCAAAAAGtagaaataaaatatctgaACACACAAGGGATAAGCTCTTCTCCTCAGATGATGACATGAAGAATGAAATTGATAGCGTGGagacagagaagaaagaagagagaaatgtCTTGCATAAATGGGAGCAGGAACAAGTATTCACACCAAGTGATACTGTGGACCGTGATAATAACTCTTCAAAGGAGAATGATGCTCATAGTCTTCAAACATCCCAGTTACCTTCATCAGAGCATGATACCAACAATCAAGGAATGAAAAATACTGGAGAGAGTTTGGAGAATCTAGCATCTCCAAAAGATTTTATGAAACATAAAGAGGATGTGACAGGAGACAAAAACATCTATCACAATAATAGGAAAAAACACCAGGACCCATCAGATGTGCCAATGAAACATACAAATGAAGGGCTACAAAATGTCAAGTCAGACCTCAACAATTATTCAATGCCACCAAGACATACAAGTCAGGACAATAAGATGGCCGATGAGGACAATACTTCTCTAGAGACACAGAAACAGATGCCACCAGGTGGTCTTGTAAAGCCTGAAACTAAGCCAGACAAAAAAGAGACTAAACATACCTCTGAGATGTTCCAGTCACCTTCTTCAAAGAAAGTGCCAGATTCTCAAGACAGAAGCTCTTCAGGAGAGAGGAAGCAAGAGACACCAGTGGCAGAAGACACTGGATCACCTGAAACAGAGGTTGTAAAAGAGGATATTGAGCAGCAGTTTTCTGGGAAGCACCAGTTTTCTGGGAAGCACCAGCTACCTCCACCAAGAAAATCAGAAATGCATGAGGAAAATAATCCAGCACTCAAACAGCAAATGAGATTTGATGATTTTCTGACACCTGATACAAATACTGCAAAAGAGAAAGATGAACTTCCAAGTTCCAGGAAGTGTTCATCAGTACCACCAAAAACATTGGCTAAGCCTCAAGAAAAAATTACTgcagaacaaaagcaaaaaacatcAGAATCTTCAGGTTTTAGGAAGCCTGGTACTAATTCTGTAAAAGAAAAGGATGAAGATCCAAATACTGAGAAGCTGCCTTCTTCAAATGAAGTACTGAAGCCTCAAGAAAAAAGTGCTTCAGGAGAGAGGAAGCAGAAGACACCAGCAGGAGAGGACAGCATGTCACCTGAAGAAAAGGAtgtaaaagagaaagagaaagatgaATACCAAGCTTCTGGTGACCATCCGTTACCTCCTTCAAGTAAATTATTGAAGCCTGAGAAAAATAttccaggaggagaaaaaacagAAGCTGTATCTGAAAGTTTTACAAAGCCTGATGCAAATGCTGTGAAAGATAAAAGCAAAGATCCAGCTTCTGGGATGTGCCAGTCCCCACACTCAGATTTGCCCGTGAAGTCTGAAGAGAATAATGCCACAGTCAAAAAGAAGCATTTGCCACCACCACATGATGCAAAACCAACGTGTAAAACTGGTAGTGGAGAAAAGAAGAGTGAacctgagagaagagagaaatacCAGCTAGGCTCTTCAGCTCAGTCAGAGAGGCACAGCAATGATGGCTCAGGAGAGGAGGACCCTCTGGGTGATTTCAGAAGCTATCAAGCTCCATCACCAAGCAATGGCATAAACTGTAAAAGCAGTGCTGTCCCAAAAGAGACCAGTTTGTCTAATACAGAGAAATCCCCCAAATCATTCTCATCATCACATGTTGCatcaaaagataaaataaatccTGCtggaaacagagaaaagcagcctgGATTTAAGAAGTACAAAGCACTCTCATCAAAGACTTTGGTGAGGCATGAGGGAGGTGCTGCTGAAAGGGAGGGGAGTGGGCAGGCAGCTGGCAAAACCAGTGAgaaaaaggcagagctggaggactGCTCTAAAGCAACACCATTCTCAAAATACACAGTGGAGAGCTACAGTGAAGGATCCTTAGATTCAGCTTTCAAACCATTGATCATTAGAGTAACTGACACATTTAAACATCACAGCTAA